A single Methylobacterium sp. 17Sr1-1 DNA region contains:
- a CDS encoding alpha/beta fold hydrolase: protein MRVLNVLRTASAAAALSFFALTALAADYPAPREGDWTIKDFKFHTGDVLPELRLHYTTVGDPKGEPVVVLHGTTGSAASMLTPGFAGELFGPGQPLDAAKHYIILPDAIGHGRSSKPSDGMKAKFPRYNYDDMAEAQYRLITEHLGLKHVRLIIGNSMGGMHAWILGVKHPGFMDALVPMASQPSEMGSRNWMLRRLLTETIRRDPTYANGEYTAQPPALRVANVFFALATSGGTLALQKQGPTGDLADKLVDARLAAPFNADANDYIYQWDSSRGYNPSPGLGAIEAPVLAINSADDERNPPETGIMEREVKRLKNGRLYLIPASTETSGHGTTGFAKFYKQQLQDFLQAAPKRAM, encoded by the coding sequence ATGCGAGTCTTGAATGTGCTGCGGACCGCGAGCGCGGCCGCGGCCCTGTCGTTCTTCGCACTCACGGCGCTCGCCGCCGATTACCCCGCGCCCCGGGAGGGCGACTGGACGATCAAGGACTTCAAGTTCCACACCGGCGACGTGCTGCCTGAGCTGCGCCTGCACTACACCACGGTCGGCGATCCGAAGGGCGAGCCGGTGGTCGTCCTGCACGGCACCACCGGTTCGGCGGCGAGCATGCTGACGCCCGGATTCGCCGGCGAGCTGTTCGGTCCCGGCCAGCCGCTCGACGCGGCCAAGCACTACATCATCCTCCCGGACGCGATCGGCCACGGCCGATCCTCCAAGCCCTCCGACGGGATGAAGGCGAAGTTCCCGCGCTACAATTACGACGACATGGCCGAGGCGCAGTACCGGCTGATCACGGAGCATCTCGGCCTCAAGCACGTCCGGCTGATCATCGGCAACTCGATGGGCGGCATGCATGCCTGGATCCTCGGCGTGAAGCATCCCGGGTTCATGGACGCCCTCGTGCCGATGGCCTCGCAGCCGAGCGAGATGGGCAGCCGCAACTGGATGCTGCGCCGGCTCCTGACCGAGACGATCCGGCGCGACCCGACCTACGCGAACGGCGAGTACACGGCCCAGCCGCCCGCCCTGCGGGTCGCCAACGTGTTCTTCGCGCTCGCCACCAGCGGCGGCACGCTGGCGCTGCAGAAGCAGGGGCCGACCGGGGACCTCGCCGACAAGCTCGTCGATGCCCGCCTGGCGGCGCCGTTCAACGCCGACGCCAACGACTACATCTACCAGTGGGATTCGTCGCGCGGCTACAATCCCTCCCCGGGCCTCGGGGCGATCGAGGCGCCGGTGCTCGCCATCAACTCGGCGGACGACGAGCGCAACCCGCCCGAGACGGGAATCATGGAGCGCGAGGTGAAGCGCCTGAAGAACGGGCGCCTGTACCTGATCCCGGCCAGCACCGAGACCAGCGGCCACGGCACCACGGGCTTCGCCAAATTCTACAAGCAGCAGCTCCAGGACTTCCTGCAAGCCGCGCCGAAGCGGGCGATGTAG
- a CDS encoding FAD-binding oxidoreductase, which translates to MNDDPRSHGLWERSAPPAPPTTPLDGRSAVDVAIVGAGFTGLSAALHLAQGGARVAVLEGVEIGFGGSGRNVGLVNAGMWVMPDDLPGALGPLYGARLLDLLGGAPADVFALVERHGIACEPERQGTLHCAVGPAGLAEVKERARQWQAQGAPVRLLDAEETARMVGTRAYAGALLDARAGTIQPLAYARGLAGAAIAAGARIHTASPVVAAADDGMGWRLDTPQGSVEAAHVIVATNAYTSAVWPEIRAELVHLPYFNMATAPLSDNLRRSILPERQGAWDTRSVLSSFRFDRRGRLVFGSVGALRGPGLAIHRGWGRRALARLFPQLAGVPFETEWYGQIGMTANNLPRFHRLGRNVIAFSGYNGRGIAPGTVFGRCLARLVQGEIGEGDLPLPVTDPVAAPRRRLKEAAYEVGAQLAHLTEARF; encoded by the coding sequence ATGAACGACGATCCGCGCAGCCATGGCCTCTGGGAGCGCTCGGCGCCCCCGGCCCCGCCGACGACGCCCCTCGACGGGCGGAGCGCAGTCGACGTGGCGATCGTTGGCGCCGGCTTCACCGGCCTGTCCGCCGCGCTCCACCTCGCGCAGGGCGGCGCCCGCGTCGCCGTCCTCGAAGGGGTCGAGATCGGGTTCGGCGGCTCGGGCCGGAATGTCGGCCTCGTCAATGCCGGGATGTGGGTCATGCCCGACGACTTGCCGGGCGCGCTCGGGCCGCTCTACGGCGCGCGCCTCCTCGACCTCCTCGGGGGCGCGCCGGCGGACGTCTTCGCGCTCGTCGAGCGGCACGGGATCGCCTGCGAGCCCGAGCGGCAGGGCACGCTGCACTGCGCCGTCGGCCCGGCGGGCCTCGCCGAGGTCAAGGAACGCGCCCGCCAGTGGCAGGCGCAAGGCGCGCCCGTCCGGCTCCTCGACGCGGAGGAGACCGCCCGGATGGTCGGGACCCGGGCCTATGCGGGCGCGCTCCTCGACGCCCGGGCCGGCACGATCCAGCCGCTCGCCTATGCCCGGGGGCTCGCGGGCGCCGCGATCGCAGCCGGGGCCCGGATCCACACGGCAAGCCCCGTCGTCGCCGCAGCCGACGACGGCATGGGCTGGCGCCTCGACACGCCGCAAGGCAGCGTCGAGGCGGCCCACGTCATCGTGGCGACCAACGCCTATACCAGCGCGGTCTGGCCGGAGATCCGGGCCGAGCTCGTCCACCTGCCGTACTTCAACATGGCGACCGCCCCCTTGAGCGACAACCTGCGCCGCTCGATCCTGCCCGAGCGCCAGGGCGCCTGGGACACCAGGAGCGTGCTCAGCTCGTTCCGGTTCGACCGCCGGGGCCGGCTCGTCTTCGGCAGCGTCGGGGCCCTGCGCGGTCCGGGCCTGGCGATCCACCGCGGCTGGGGCCGGCGGGCGCTCGCGCGGCTGTTTCCGCAACTCGCGGGCGTGCCGTTCGAGACCGAGTGGTACGGCCAGATCGGCATGACCGCCAACAACCTGCCGCGCTTCCACCGCCTGGGGCGCAACGTGATCGCGTTCAGCGGTTATAACGGCCGCGGCATCGCGCCCGGCACGGTCTTCGGCCGCTGCCTCGCCCGTCTCGTCCAGGGAGAGATCGGCGAGGGCGACCTGCCGCTTCCGGTCACCGATCCGGTGGCGGCGCCGCGACGGCGGCTGAAGGAGGCCGCCTACGAGGTGGGCGCCCAGCTCGCGCACCTGACGGAGGCGCGCTTCTGA
- a CDS encoding NAD(P)/FAD-dependent oxidoreductase, translated as MVRDVERLSPTDARVIAWLDRFEAALKAGDAGGAAELFAETCFWRDLVAFTWNITTMEGRGAIRDMLEAQLGAVSPGGFTLEEAASEADGVTEAWIAFETATLRGRGYLRLKGDEAWTLLTAARELKGHEEPGGTRRERGVHHGVEPGRRSWSERRRDEEAELGRTRQPYALVVGGGQGGIALGARLKRLGVPALIVDKHDRPGDQWRSRYKSLHLHDPVWYDHLPYLPFPDHWPVFAAKDKVGDWLEMYTKVMELNYWSKTEVHSARYDEAAGEWEVALTRDGERLTLRPKQLVLATGMSGVPNLPTYPGMERFRGESHHSSRHPGGEAYRGKRAVVIGSNNSAHDICADFYENGADVTMVQRSSTHIVKSDTLMELALGGLYSEEALAKGITTDKADMLFASVPYRIMHEFHVPVYEEAKKRDADFYGRLAKAGFKLDFGDDESGLFMKYLRRGSGYYIDVGASDLIADGQIKLAQGKVREITEDAVLLENGTRLPADVIVYATGYGSMNGWAARLISQEVADKVGKCWGLGSDTTKDPGPWEGELRNMWKPTRQEALWFHGGNLHQSRHYSLYLALQLKARMEGLDTPVYALAKTHHTA; from the coding sequence ATGGTTCGGGACGTCGAGCGCCTGTCGCCCACGGACGCGCGGGTGATCGCCTGGCTCGACCGGTTCGAGGCCGCCCTCAAGGCGGGCGACGCCGGGGGAGCCGCGGAGCTGTTCGCCGAGACCTGCTTCTGGCGCGACCTCGTCGCCTTCACCTGGAACATCACCACGATGGAGGGCCGCGGGGCGATCCGCGACATGCTGGAGGCGCAGCTCGGCGCCGTCTCGCCCGGGGGTTTCACCCTGGAGGAGGCGGCGAGCGAGGCGGACGGCGTCACCGAGGCCTGGATCGCCTTCGAGACCGCGACCTTGCGCGGGCGCGGCTACCTGCGCCTGAAGGGCGACGAGGCCTGGACGCTGCTCACCGCGGCGCGGGAACTCAAGGGACACGAGGAGCCGGGCGGGACGCGGCGCGAGCGCGGGGTGCATCACGGGGTCGAGCCCGGGCGGCGCTCGTGGTCGGAGCGGCGGCGCGACGAGGAGGCCGAGCTCGGCCGCACCCGCCAGCCCTACGCGCTCGTGGTCGGCGGCGGCCAGGGCGGCATCGCCCTCGGGGCGCGGCTGAAGCGCCTCGGCGTGCCGGCCCTGATCGTCGACAAGCACGACAGGCCGGGCGACCAGTGGCGCAGCCGGTACAAGTCGCTGCACCTGCACGACCCGGTCTGGTACGACCACCTGCCCTACCTGCCCTTCCCCGATCACTGGCCGGTCTTCGCCGCCAAGGACAAGGTCGGCGACTGGCTGGAGATGTACACGAAGGTCATGGAGCTGAATTACTGGTCGAAGACGGAAGTCCATTCCGCCCGCTACGACGAGGCCGCGGGGGAATGGGAGGTCGCGCTGACCCGCGACGGCGAGCGGCTGACGCTGCGGCCCAAGCAGCTCGTGCTCGCCACCGGCATGTCGGGCGTGCCGAACCTGCCGACCTATCCGGGCATGGAGCGCTTCCGGGGCGAGAGCCACCATTCGAGCCGCCACCCGGGCGGCGAGGCCTATCGCGGCAAGCGCGCGGTCGTGATCGGCTCGAACAACTCGGCCCACGACATCTGCGCCGATTTCTACGAGAACGGCGCCGACGTCACCATGGTGCAGCGCTCCTCGACCCACATCGTCAAGTCGGACACGCTGATGGAGCTGGCGCTCGGCGGCCTCTACTCGGAGGAGGCGCTCGCCAAGGGCATCACCACCGACAAGGCGGACATGCTCTTCGCCTCGGTGCCCTACCGCATCATGCACGAGTTCCACGTACCGGTGTACGAGGAAGCCAAGAAGCGCGACGCCGACTTCTACGGACGGCTCGCGAAGGCCGGGTTCAAGCTCGATTTCGGCGACGACGAGTCCGGCCTGTTCATGAAGTACCTGCGGCGCGGCTCCGGCTACTACATCGACGTCGGCGCGTCCGACCTGATCGCCGACGGCCAAATCAAGCTCGCGCAGGGCAAGGTGCGCGAGATCACCGAGGACGCGGTTCTGCTGGAGAACGGGACGCGGCTGCCCGCCGACGTGATCGTCTACGCCACCGGCTACGGCTCGATGAACGGCTGGGCGGCCAGGCTCATCAGCCAGGAGGTCGCCGACAAGGTCGGCAAGTGCTGGGGCCTCGGTTCGGACACCACCAAGGATCCGGGACCCTGGGAGGGCGAGTTGCGCAACATGTGGAAGCCGACCCGGCAGGAGGCTTTGTGGTTCCACGGCGGCAACCTGCACCAGTCGCGCCACTACTCGCTCTACCTCGCCCTGCAGCTGAAGGCCCGGATGGAGGGGCTGGACACGCCGGTCTACGCGCTCGCCAAGACGCACCACACGGCCTGA
- a CDS encoding sigma-54-dependent Fis family transcriptional regulator, translating to MRSAVMAHIDELVRAASDGGGARDPLIDQSWRRCMAEYRLDPAAPRRAYIHSQARLREHRDALDDLIRVARFGVEALYRQVSGLGYVLILADASGVAVDFIGDPSRDGDLRRAGLYRGSDWNEHLAGTCAVGTCIATGEALSVHLDDHFAGDHIGLTCTAAPVYAADGTLAAVLDISALQAPAPKASQHLALQLVTSFAHRIETASLHNGFRREWILHLSRSPEFADIEPELALAVDAGGRILGFNSRARALIDRALHRPRGPSDLRHAGLGLRLDALFEASVDDLPLFTRAVPVERRVLRLRGGERFYALALEPAEAPARTPARSKRPARPPVLADDATLGPMARQAARLFEAGVGLLVGGETGTGKEFFAKSLHRASSRAAKPFVAVNCAALPETLIESELFGHEPGAFTGAAAKGRTGLVQQAEGGTLFLDEIGDMPLSAQTRLLRVLAEREVTPVGAATPQAVDIRVIAATHRDLAALVREGRFREDLLYRLAGARFVLPPLRERGDLTALTARLLAGRPGSPRLSAEAAAALAHHAWPGNVRELVSALDYACALAEGPEIGLSDLPPTVLPGDAGASPPAAAPTGDDALDAALRRRAWNVSAVARDLGLDRSTVHRRMRRLGLVSPNHGG from the coding sequence ATGCGCTCTGCCGTGATGGCGCATATCGACGAGCTCGTGCGGGCCGCGAGCGACGGCGGCGGCGCGCGCGATCCGCTGATCGACCAGTCCTGGCGGCGCTGCATGGCCGAGTACCGCCTCGACCCCGCCGCCCCCCGGCGCGCCTACATCCACAGCCAGGCCCGCCTGCGCGAGCACCGCGACGCCCTCGACGACCTGATCCGGGTGGCGCGCTTCGGCGTCGAGGCGCTGTACCGGCAGGTCTCGGGCCTCGGCTACGTGCTGATCCTGGCCGACGCAAGCGGCGTCGCCGTCGACTTCATCGGGGACCCGAGCCGCGACGGCGATCTGCGCCGCGCCGGCCTCTATCGCGGCTCGGACTGGAACGAGCACCTCGCCGGCACCTGCGCGGTCGGCACCTGCATCGCCACCGGCGAGGCGCTGTCGGTCCATCTCGACGACCATTTCGCCGGCGACCATATCGGGCTCACCTGCACGGCCGCTCCCGTCTACGCCGCCGACGGGACGCTGGCGGCCGTCCTCGACATCTCGGCGCTGCAGGCGCCGGCGCCGAAGGCGAGCCAGCACCTCGCGCTCCAGCTCGTCACCTCCTTCGCCCACCGCATCGAGACCGCGAGCCTGCATAACGGCTTCCGGCGCGAGTGGATTCTCCACCTGTCGCGCTCGCCCGAATTCGCCGACATCGAGCCCGAGCTGGCGCTCGCGGTCGATGCGGGTGGGCGCATCCTCGGCTTCAACAGCCGGGCGCGGGCGCTGATCGACCGCGCGCTGCACCGCCCGCGCGGCCCTTCCGATCTCCGCCACGCCGGCTTAGGCCTGCGCCTCGATGCCCTGTTCGAGGCCTCGGTCGACGACCTGCCGCTGTTCACCCGGGCGGTGCCGGTCGAGCGGCGGGTGCTGCGCCTGCGCGGCGGCGAGCGTTTCTACGCCCTGGCGCTGGAACCGGCAGAGGCTCCGGCTCGGACGCCCGCCCGCAGCAAGCGGCCGGCCCGGCCGCCCGTCCTCGCGGATGATGCGACGCTCGGTCCGATGGCGCGGCAGGCCGCGCGGCTGTTCGAGGCGGGTGTGGGCCTGCTCGTCGGCGGCGAGACCGGCACCGGCAAGGAGTTCTTCGCCAAATCGCTGCACCGGGCGTCCTCCCGTGCCGCAAAACCTTTCGTCGCGGTCAATTGCGCGGCTTTGCCCGAGACCCTGATCGAATCCGAGCTGTTCGGCCACGAACCGGGCGCCTTCACGGGCGCGGCGGCCAAGGGCCGGACCGGGCTGGTGCAGCAGGCCGAGGGCGGCACCCTGTTCCTCGACGAGATCGGCGACATGCCGCTCTCGGCCCAGACCCGCCTCCTGCGCGTGCTCGCCGAGCGCGAGGTGACGCCGGTCGGCGCCGCGACGCCGCAGGCGGTGGACATCCGGGTGATCGCCGCGACGCATCGCGACCTCGCCGCCCTGGTGCGGGAGGGCCGGTTTCGCGAGGACCTGCTGTACCGTCTCGCCGGCGCCCGCTTCGTCCTGCCGCCCCTGCGCGAGCGCGGCGACCTGACCGCGCTCACGGCGCGGCTGCTGGCGGGACGGCCGGGCTCCCCGCGCCTCTCCGCCGAGGCTGCCGCGGCCCTCGCGCACCATGCCTGGCCCGGCAACGTGCGGGAACTCGTCAGCGCGCTCGACTATGCCTGCGCGCTCGCCGAGGGGCCGGAGATCGGCCTGTCCGACCTGCCGCCCACGGTGCTGCCCGGCGATGCCGGGGCCTCCCCGCCCGCGGCGGCCCCGACCGGTGACGACGCGCTGGACGCGGCCCTGCGCCGGCGCGCCTGGAACGTCTCGGCGGTCGCTCGCGACCTCGGGCTCGACCGCTCCACCGTGCACCGGCGCATGCGCCGGCTCGGGCTCGTCTCGCCGAATCACGGAGGATGA
- a CDS encoding acyl-CoA thioesterase has protein sequence MTDPSSAPCAPDAGWGPPVIRTIAMPADTNPAGDIFGGWLMAQMDLAAGNVAARRARGRCATIAVEGMTFLQPVVVGDEVSLYAHIVSVGRSSIRIQIEAWRRARESEETIKVTQALFTFVAIDENRRPRPVPADATGAGPA, from the coding sequence ATGACCGACCCCTCGTCCGCCCCTTGCGCCCCCGATGCCGGCTGGGGACCGCCGGTGATCCGCACCATCGCCATGCCGGCCGACACCAACCCGGCCGGCGACATCTTCGGCGGCTGGCTGATGGCGCAGATGGACCTCGCCGCCGGCAACGTGGCGGCGCGGCGCGCCCGGGGCCGCTGCGCCACCATCGCGGTCGAGGGCATGACCTTCCTGCAGCCGGTGGTGGTCGGCGACGAGGTCAGCCTCTACGCCCACATCGTCTCGGTCGGCCGCTCCTCGATCCGCATCCAGATCGAGGCCTGGCGCCGCGCCCGGGAGAGCGAGGAGACCATCAAGGTCACCCAGGCGCTGTTCACCTTCGTGGCGATCGACGAGAACCGCCGCCCGCGGCCGGTGCCGGCGGACGCGACGGGCGCCGGCCCGGCCTGA
- a CDS encoding Ldh family oxidoreductase, translating to MTDPRISADALLSFVTAIYTASGLSPDDAQICADSLVQADLLGHQSHGVMRLPWYAARLASGACDPRAIPEVVVDAGGLAVIDGREAMGQVVAARAMDEAIARARAHGIGAVAVRHSNHFGTAMYFTLRAARAGFIGFLSTNASPAMAPWGGRVKALGNNPWSWAAPAGRHAPLVLDIANTAVARGKVYLARQRGEAIPLGWAMDAEGRPTTDPQAAIDGLIAPMAGHKGYAISAVMDVLSGVLTGSAFGAGVAGPYQAERRSGAGHLALAIDIARLQPLAEFESRMERFIAEMKAVPLAAGAEAVFYPGEIEARADAANRRDGLLLPEDTRADLHRLAEAHGLDPASLAPMP from the coding sequence ATGACCGACCCGCGAATCTCCGCCGACGCCCTGCTCTCCTTCGTCACCGCGATCTATACCGCCTCCGGCCTGAGCCCCGACGACGCGCAAATCTGCGCCGACAGCCTCGTCCAGGCCGATCTCTTGGGCCACCAGTCGCACGGCGTGATGCGCCTGCCCTGGTACGCCGCCCGCCTGGCGTCGGGCGCCTGCGATCCGCGCGCGATCCCGGAGGTCGTGGTCGATGCCGGCGGGCTCGCGGTGATCGACGGGCGCGAGGCGATGGGCCAGGTCGTGGCCGCACGCGCCATGGACGAGGCGATCGCTAGAGCGCGCGCCCACGGGATCGGCGCCGTGGCGGTGCGCCACTCCAACCATTTCGGCACCGCCATGTACTTCACCCTGCGGGCGGCGCGGGCCGGGTTCATCGGCTTCCTCTCCACCAATGCCAGCCCCGCCATGGCCCCCTGGGGCGGGCGGGTGAAGGCGCTCGGCAACAACCCGTGGTCCTGGGCCGCCCCGGCGGGCCGGCACGCGCCGCTCGTCCTCGATATCGCCAACACGGCGGTGGCCCGCGGCAAGGTCTACCTCGCCCGCCAGCGCGGCGAGGCGATCCCGCTCGGCTGGGCCATGGACGCGGAGGGCCGGCCGACCACCGACCCGCAGGCGGCGATCGACGGGCTGATCGCCCCGATGGCCGGGCACAAGGGCTACGCGATCTCGGCTGTGATGGACGTACTCTCGGGCGTCCTGACCGGCAGTGCCTTCGGGGCGGGCGTCGCCGGCCCCTACCAGGCCGAGCGCCGCAGCGGCGCCGGGCACCTGGCGCTCGCCATCGACATCGCGCGGCTCCAGCCGCTGGCCGAGTTCGAATCCCGCATGGAACGCTTCATCGCCGAGATGAAGGCGGTGCCGCTCGCGGCAGGGGCCGAGGCGGTGTTCTACCCCGGCGAGATCGAGGCCCGGGCCGATGCCGCGAACCGGCGCGACGGCCTGCTCCTGCCCGAGGACACCCGCGCCGACCTGCACCGGCTGGCGGAGGCCCATGGCCTCGATCCTGCGTCGCTCGCGCCCATGCCCTGA
- a CDS encoding 2-hydroxycarboxylate transporter family protein, which produces MASGTVNLAKPGETPAPAAEMGAARSQKFWPQGWWRLMDIKIGIIPVPVYLILVVLLTILTLEREIKPDSPTMIAVLVLGGFTCAEIGKRLPILRNIGAGAIFATFIPSALAYYKLIPPQIEKSIIDFTKFTNFLYLYIAAIIVGSILGMDRGVLIKGFLKIFVPLGIGSIAAGIVGTLVGTALGLGAYHTFFFIVVPIMAGGVGEGAIPLSIGYAAILGASQGDLFAQVLPPVMLGSLTAIVFSGILNFVGKTYPHLTGEGRLQPGEHDDMDPKDEAVTAEKGGGAMDVSTIAAAGLTAVTLYLLGVMLHHVIGLPAPVAMLFLAVLAKLTSAVSPHLQAGGFVVYKFVQTGMTYPLLFAIGVSLTPWDKLMSAFTVPNLITIIATVFTLMVTGAFVGRRLGMYPIEAAIVNACHSGQGGTGDVAILTAANRMQLMPFAQIATRIGGAVTVTVVLVVMRWIA; this is translated from the coding sequence ATGGCATCTGGAACCGTGAACCTCGCCAAGCCCGGCGAGACCCCCGCCCCGGCGGCCGAGATGGGCGCGGCGCGCTCCCAAAAATTCTGGCCGCAGGGCTGGTGGCGGCTGATGGACATCAAGATCGGCATCATCCCGGTCCCGGTCTACCTGATCCTGGTCGTGCTGCTGACGATCCTGACGCTCGAGCGCGAGATCAAGCCGGATTCGCCGACGATGATCGCCGTCCTGGTGCTCGGCGGCTTCACCTGCGCCGAGATCGGCAAGCGGCTGCCGATCCTGCGCAACATCGGCGCCGGCGCCATCTTCGCCACCTTCATTCCGTCGGCCCTCGCCTACTACAAGCTGATCCCGCCGCAGATCGAGAAGTCGATCATCGACTTCACCAAGTTCACGAACTTCCTCTACCTCTACATCGCGGCGATCATCGTCGGCAGCATCCTCGGCATGGACCGCGGCGTGCTGATCAAGGGCTTCCTGAAGATCTTCGTGCCGCTCGGCATAGGGTCGATCGCGGCGGGTATCGTCGGCACCCTGGTCGGGACGGCGTTGGGCTTGGGCGCCTACCACACCTTCTTCTTCATCGTCGTGCCGATCATGGCCGGCGGCGTCGGCGAGGGCGCGATCCCGCTCTCGATCGGCTACGCGGCGATCCTCGGCGCCTCGCAAGGCGACCTGTTCGCCCAGGTGCTGCCGCCGGTCATGCTCGGCAGCCTCACCGCCATCGTGTTCTCGGGCATCCTGAACTTCGTCGGCAAGACGTATCCGCACCTGACCGGCGAGGGCCGGCTGCAGCCGGGCGAGCACGACGACATGGATCCCAAGGACGAGGCCGTGACGGCCGAGAAGGGCGGCGGCGCCATGGACGTCTCGACCATCGCGGCGGCGGGCCTCACCGCCGTGACGCTCTACCTCCTCGGCGTGATGCTGCACCACGTCATCGGCCTGCCGGCGCCGGTCGCGATGCTGTTCCTGGCGGTGCTCGCCAAGCTCACCAGCGCGGTCTCGCCCCACCTCCAGGCCGGCGGCTTCGTGGTCTACAAGTTCGTGCAGACCGGCATGACCTACCCGCTGCTCTTCGCCATCGGCGTCTCGCTCACCCCCTGGGACAAGCTGATGTCGGCCTTCACGGTGCCGAACCTGATCACCATCATCGCGACGGTGTTCACCCTGATGGTCACCGGCGCCTTCGTCGGCCGCCGCCTCGGCATGTACCCGATCGAGGCCGCGATCGTGAATGCTTGCCACTCGGGCCAGGGCGGCACCGGCGACGTTGCCATCCTCACCGCCGCCAACCGCATGCAGCTGATGCCCTTCGCCCAGATCGCGACCCGCATCGGCGGCGCCGTCACCGTCACGGTGGTGCTGGTGGTGATGCGGTGGATCGCCTGA